In Onthophagus taurus isolate NC chromosome 6, IU_Otau_3.0, whole genome shotgun sequence, a genomic segment contains:
- the LOC139428853 gene encoding serine/Arginine-related protein 53-like isoform X2 has translation MGKYSSDSDSDKKSTRRYKRSNSRRSSSPDSGDRYRRKKDKKTERHRSKSRDRYSRSRRSRSSSSHRSHKSFRHRRSNSRERSCHKSKDRHSSSRSKGRYSRRSRSRSYIKEYVSKPKHRASSSESSSSDSSKSSLRAPQKTKDKIVAVTQCTAILPKEEDEPIIMDERVLEEINEDGFEQKQFVSGEKKVPDNILIDLKKQTIKVPTVEPTEPDTIFHHNIF, from the exons ATGGGTAAGTACTCAAGTGATTCAGATTCTGACAAGAAAAGTACAAGAAGATACAAGCGTAGCAACAGTAGgag ATCAAGTTCCCCAGATTCTGGTGATAGATATCGTAGGAAGAAGGATAAGAAAACTGAGAGGCACAGATCAAAAAGTAGGGATCGTTATTCTAGATCAAG ACGTAGTAGAAGTTCTTCTTCTCATAGATCTCATAAATCCTTTCGACACCGACGCTCAAATTCCCGGGAAAGATCTTGTCATAAATCGAAAGATCGACACAGTAGCTCTCGCTCAAAAGGGAGGTACTCAAGACGATCGCGATCTCGTTCGTATATTAAAGAATATGTGAGCAAACCAAAACATAGAGCGAGCAGCAGTGAATCATCTTCAAGCGATAGCTCAAAAAGTTCTTTGCGGGCGCCACAAAAAACGAAGGACAAAATTGTTGCAGTAACTCAATGTACTGCTATACTTCCTAAAGAAGAAGATGAGCCAATTATTATGGATGAAAGAGTTTTGGAGGAGATAAATGAGGATGGATTTGAGCAAAAACAGTTTGTTTCTGGCGAAAAGAAAGTTCCAGATAATATTCTTATTGATTTAAAGAAGCAAACTATTAAGGTTCCAACAGTTGAACCTACAGaaccggataccatttttcaTCACAAT